In the Gossypium arboreum isolate Shixiya-1 chromosome 10, ASM2569848v2, whole genome shotgun sequence genome, one interval contains:
- the LOC108487591 gene encoding MATH domain and coiled-coil domain-containing protein At3g58270-like has protein sequence MAVDSKFQSMDIDVKIKKFTWRIQNFSSLEVKKLYSEVFTVDGYKWRILIFPKGNHVDHLSIYLDVADSATLPFGWSKYAQVGFGVIDQFDRETSSTRVTQHCFNAREADWGFTTFLCLTELHNPKRGYLLNDECLVEVYVCTDKTLDFISREFIVETDWDELKAKEADCVKAVMDNQKTPTTKPVEMTLPSPAQSSSQTVATEPEEPAEEDMNTFFTSLESELSSSRMLYSKEEAKEALAKIKEALNTTPVNLNDSGKFSPLKQAIMILARFDGSSTTLTIEQKNELLDLEERLKELANRAAKAVQDKDQLTAKESIKQTMTCNLESSLIRYKEVETEVKQVDQILAALREEVEEAQKRKEKMLAERKGIYRSCKEMKMELDALGKELAECEATAKVGEEEEKSVEAEWGRIKDFISSIEAKI, from the exons ATGGCAG TGGATAGTAAGTTTCAATCTATGGATATTGATGTAAAAATAAAGAAGTTCACATGGAGGATTCAGAATTTCTCCAGTCTTGAGGTCAAAAAGCTCTACTCTGAAGTTTTTACTGTTGATGGCTACAAATG GCGAATTCTTATCTTCCCCAAGGGGAACCATGTGGATCATTTGTCAATTTATTTAGATGTTGCAGATTCAGCTACTTTGCCTTTCGGATGGAGTAAATATGCCCAAGTCGGATTCGGAGTCATCGATCAATTTGATCGTGAAACTTCCAGTACAAGAG TCACTCAGCATTGTTTCAACGCGAGGGAGGCTGATTGGGGCTTCACTACATTCTTATGTCTTACTGAATTACACAACCCTAAAAGAGGCTATCTCCTTAATGATGAATGCTTGGTTGAAGTATACGTTTGTACTGATAAGACTCTAGATTTTATTTCCCGTGAATTTATAGTCGAAACTGATTGGGATGAACTTAAGGCCAAGGAAGCTGATTGTGTTAAGGCAGTCATGGACAACCAGAAAACTCCTACAACCAAACCAGTAGAAATGACACTTCCTTCACCAGCTCAGTCTTCTAGCCAGACTGTG GCCACTGAACCTGAAGAACCTGCTGAGGAAGATATGAACACATTCTTCACTAGCTTAGAGTCCGAGCTTTCAAGCTCTAGAATGCTTTATTCTAAAGAAGAAGCAAAGGAAGCACTGGCTAAAATAAAAGAAGCCTTGAATACAACCCCCGTTAATCTTAACGATTCAGGGAAGTTTTCTCCACTTAAGCAGGCCATCATGATCCTAGCTAGGTTTGATGGTTCCTCCACCACCCTTACAATTGAGCAAAAGAATGAGTTGTTGGACTTGGAGGAAAGATTGAAAGAACTAGCTAACCGAGCAGCGAAAGCAGTGCAGGACAAGGATCAACTTACCGCCAAGGAATCTATCAAGCAGACGATGACTTGTAATTTGGAGAGTAGCCTAATCAGATATAAGGAGGTCGAAACAGAGGTGAAACAGGTGGATCAAATACTTGCTGCCCTCCGTGAGGAAGTTGAGGAAGCACAAAAGAGAAAGGAGAAGATGTTGGCTGAACGAAAGGGGATATACAGAAGTTGCAAGGAAATGAAAATGGAGTTGGATGCATTGGGAAAAGAATTGGCAGAGTGTGAGGCTACTGCCAAGGTTGGTGAGGAAGAAGAGAAGAGTGTTGAGGCTGAATGGGGAAGAATCAAAGATTTCATCTCTTCCATTGAAGCTAAGATTTAA